In the genome of Patescibacteria group bacterium, the window ATTGCCTTCTTCTTGCCAGAATAATTTGTTTCATTCTAGGAATTGAAACTTTAGATTCATTAACTTTTCCTTTCAATCTCTGAAAGTTCTTATATTTACTTTTTAATATCTCCTCTTGGTTCATAATTTATTGTTTGATTAGTTATTTACCCTGCCATTCAGAAAAGGATTGATGTTTCTTTTTAGGAGGAGTTGAATAGTCAGGGACATAAGGGATAGAAGAAAACTCTTTGGCTTTTGTCTCTTCAAAAGACTGAACCTTAGGTTGTTTCCCCCACCCCTCCTTTTTAGCAACTTTATCTATTGCTTCATTAAGTTCCCTTAACTTATCCTCTTGCCACTTTTTAAACTCATCAGGGGTCATTTAGTTATTCTTAATTGTTTCTCTTTTTTGCTTACCTGCAATATCCTTGTTCATTTTTTGAACTTGTTTTTTTGGTAAGCTAGGGTGGAAGTTCTCAACTTTCTTTCGGCTTAACATTTTGCTCCTTTTTGGCGATTTTGATTTGTTTCCTCGCATAGTTTTTTATTTATTTTTAGTTATTATTTTTTCTTCAACCTTTTAGCTCTCCAACTTTCAAAAGAGGGGTATTTCTTTGGAGTTTCTTGAACAGAAGCTCCTCCCTCAATTTCATTTTGGGCAATCACTCCCTTTTTAAACTCATCAAAAGGTAAGATTGTTTCTAATTCTGTTCCAGACTTCTCTAATCTCATTCCCTCAATCCCTTGTTTAACAAAATCACTTTCAGCTGTTTCAGAAAGAGTTTCCCCTCTTCCTTTTGCTACTACCTTAATTTCTTTAATTTCCTCATCAGAATAACCCTCTAAAACAAGAGCTTCTTCCTCTTGAGCCATTGTTTTTTCTTTTGTTTCTTTATTTTCTTCTGACATAATCTTTTTTGGCTGGGGAAGAGCCAAGCGACTGACGAATGACTCTGACCCAGCGTTATTTTAATCTTTTACTTATTTTTCTTTGAAAATGACCTTTATATCTGCGATCTAACAAGTTTTTTAATTAAAGTTGATATTTTATACTTACAAATATATAGGGGGGAAGGAGTGTATGCACACACCAAGATATAGATTTGAGGTGTATGCACCAAACGTGTGTGTATACAACCCTCTCCCCCTATTGTTTTGACTCTACTTTTTCTTGAATTGGTATAATCAACATCTTCCTTCTGTCCATTGAGTCAGGCTCTTGGGTAATAAGACCAGCAGTAGACCACATAGGCACTATTTCTCGCCTTAATTGTTCATCAGATATAGGTCTTCCATAACATCTAAAATGTTCATTCATTATTTCTTGCCTAGTTATTCCAACAATACCTTCAATCCACAGGGGTAAAACAATTTTATTGAAAAGGTCAAAAATGTAAGGTGGCAAATTGAGTTCTTGGCTTTGGGAGATTACTTCCCATATTTTTAAAGCATTCTTAAAATCTTCTTTCTTGCAAGTAATAACCTTATTTTCATTTATTCCCCTGTGCCAGAGATTCAATAAAGCAAATGCTTTGGTCAAAGAAATCAATCTGGCAATATCTCTACTATGTCTTGGTTTTAAAAACTTCTTATGTCTTGATAAAAACTCCTTTTCTATTGTTTCTTTAAGCTGTTCAGAAATCTCAATACCCTTAACCCCAGTTTGTCTAATAGACTCAATCCTTTCTTTTAATTCAGTCCTTTTTGGGTTTGCTTCTAACTCTTTTCTATAAGTTTTATAGTTTGATTCTTTTTTTATTCTTTCAATTATTGATTCCCTAATTTTCTCTTGGGAGATTTCAGGGCTTAAGAGAAGAAATCTTGTCGCTTCTTGCTCATCAATCTTTAATCCAGCAGAGCAGAAAATAACTGATGGGTAGCCCCTAACAACAATGTTTTTGGTTCGCAGTTTTCTTTTACTTCGGTCTGTAATCTTCACAAGAATTTCCTTCTTGTCGTGGGATAAAACAGGTCTCAAATGCTGAAGTAATAAAGTGTGTGGTTGGTCTAAAAATACTAAAATTTTCCTTTCAAGATTTATGACATACTGCCCATCTTTATTTTTTTTGGCTTGGTCGTGAAAAAAAGCTGTTGGGCTACAATACCCTACCTCAATCAAATCTTCTTTTGGAAATAATTTTCCAACTTCCAGAGGAATATAACTTTTTCCTGTGGAGCTTGGAGCATTGAAACTAATGTTAAATTGAGATTTCTCTGTAAAAGCTGATAACTGGCAAAGGAAAGTTGCTAGTTTATTTTCTTGGTCTGATTTGATTGTTAAGCCCAAAACATTAAGCAATTCTTCCACCGATAAATAATCAAAAGTTTTAGGTGCTTCTTTCTTTTCTTCTTCTTTTGAAACAAATTGTTTCTCTATTTTTTTTCTTAAATCTTCAAATACCATTACCCTTTCAAGCTGTTTGTCAGAGGCAAGTAGGAAAGGGTTTAAACTTAACCACTCACCCCCAACAAACAACTTTTAAGTTAGTTATTTAACATTTTAACTGCTGACACAAAATCTAAACCTCGTAATTTCATTGTTAGGTCAATGATGTCTCCTGATTCTTTGCAAGAAAAACAATGGTAAAATTCATTTTTTAAATAAAGAGATGGTCTCTTGTCTGGGTGGAAAGGACATAAAGCCCAGATTTTATTTCTTATCTCAAGGAATTTAGAAAAAGGTTGCTGTTTAGCTCTTTGAATATCCTCGTTAGTTATTTTTCCTTTTCTAAATCTTGGAGGATTTAGCAACCAACTCAATTCTTTATGCTCTTTTATCAGCCTATCTAACTTATCTCCTGCCCAGACTTTAATTATTTGCTGTTGAAACCATTTCTTAAAGCCCTTAAGCAAAAGGGTTCTTTTTAAACTGATTTTAATTTGTAATGTTAAAGTTTTAATCTCTTTTTCTAACTTAATTAACCTTTCTTCTAAATACCTTTTTGCCTCTGGAAAAATCTCTAATAGTTGCCTATCAGTAAAAAACTCCTTATTTTCTAGATAACTTTTTTCCCACTCTTGAATTAGATTCCTTAAAATTGTTTCCTCGCTTATCAGCATTTTGATATTTCTTAAAATTTTCTCTTAAATCACTACCCAAAAAACTAAAAACCTTTTCCATCATTTGAGGATTTGGTTCAAATTTGTAATTAAGTTTGAAAGGTTTTTTAGTTTTCTTCATTGTTGGCAGTAAAGAACATTCTTGCTAGTTTCACCTTACCACGCACTTTTGAAGAATTTGGCAAATCCTAGACAATCAAAAAAAACACTCATTTTAAGAGTGTTTTGTATCAAATCAAGTCTTAACTAATCTTTAAATGGTGGGATATTACCCTCTAACCAAAACTGGTAAGAGGATTTTTCTTTTTTGATTCTCTTTAATCTTGGCAATATCATTCTTTCTTTACCAGTCTTTCTTTTAATAAACTTTTGATATTCTTTTTCCATCTTATTTTGGTATTCTTGGTCATCATAATACCTAACTAAATCACCCTTTAGTTCAACATACTTTATTAGCGTTAATGGTGGTCTTAAATATCTTTTTAAAGTTTTAGAGGATTGAGTTTTTGGTTTTACTGCGTTTAACCAATCTTCCCAGTCTTTTTCTGCTATCTCAATAAGATTTAAGGCTGGATATTTTTCTGCAAGATAGCGAAGTCTTGGATTAATGTTAAGATTGATTTGTTTTTCTGTTGAAGGAGTCCTTTCACTTTCATAAAAATTCCTTTTAAAAAAAGCATCTATTACTTCATCAGGCGACGCTTTTTCTATCTGTTTATAAATCTTTTTAAGATACCTTTTTTGCTTTTCATTTGTTGGATAAATCGGCAATAAAGTTGTTGGTTCAAGAATTGAGATTGGTATTTCAAGTTCTATATCATAAAGAAAATTATTGAAAACCCAAACAAAACCTGCTTGTTCATTCAAGGGGCTGAAACCTTTAACAATTTGCTTAATATCTTCTATCATTGGTTTCCAATCCCAACGTGCTTGTTTAAGAACCCATTTTGAGAGTTCAGGAGTTAGGTAAAGATTTCTCTCCTCATTTTTAATTTTAATCTTTGAATCATCTTTTTGTTTAAGTGGTCGGTAGAGCTTATATTTTTCTCTAAATAACTTTTTTCTTTGCTGATATTCTTTATCATTAACTACCATTATAGACAAGTTTTGGTTTCTTCTTTCATAATCTTTTAGGTCAAAGTCTTTAGATGAGTAATCAAAAATAGGAATTTCAATAATTGGTTTTATTTCAACTTTTCTCTTATTAACAGAAAGACCACCTTTAACCATTTTCTTTAACCTTACTACCCCCCACATTCCTTTTCTTTCTTTCCA includes:
- a CDS encoding CHC2 zinc finger domain-containing protein, which gives rise to MLISEETILRNLIQEWEKSYLENKEFFTDRQLLEIFPEAKRYLEERLIKLEKEIKTLTLQIKISLKRTLLLKGFKKWFQQQIIKVWAGDKLDRLIKEHKELSWLLNPPRFRKGKITNEDIQRAKQQPFSKFLEIRNKIWALCPFHPDKRPSLYLKNEFYHCFSCKESGDIIDLTMKLRGLDFVSAVKMLNN